In a genomic window of Roseiflexus castenholzii DSM 13941:
- a CDS encoding terpene synthase family protein yields the protein MMTIEPWYWQAVESINYPFPQRMHQAVSWLEDEIVTWCYVHKLIRDHAQEQHLRSALLAEFIARANAEIPPSMLRLIGLWTVWFFLLDDLTDTLPSVEELADLQMRILTVVSEGRAYDYDHPLILAAADLSDLLKQCAGSVTLVRFLRALAQTLEAHLWEVSTRLADIQPDSQTYTNMRLWSGAFFPMIALADMAQGSVLPSHIFEHAIVQELIRAATQAVLWYNDLWSYPKEIQKHKMPHNIVHILAHENRIPLSEALSLTIAQHDRAIQQFLRLKKQIHTLNGAEDVVLRFVESIEAWLRATQDWSHRTDRYRQQMVRAIHP from the coding sequence ATGATGACAATCGAACCATGGTATTGGCAGGCGGTCGAATCCATCAACTACCCGTTTCCACAACGTATGCATCAAGCAGTATCCTGGTTGGAAGATGAGATAGTGACCTGGTGCTATGTTCATAAACTTATTCGAGATCACGCACAAGAGCAACACCTGCGCTCGGCGCTCCTGGCAGAATTCATAGCACGTGCCAATGCAGAGATTCCTCCCTCGATGTTACGTCTCATTGGATTGTGGACAGTCTGGTTCTTCCTGCTCGATGATCTGACGGATACATTGCCTTCCGTCGAGGAGCTGGCAGACTTACAGATGCGTATACTTACTGTCGTCTCCGAAGGCAGAGCATACGACTATGATCATCCGTTGATACTTGCAGCAGCGGATCTTAGCGACTTGCTCAAGCAGTGTGCCGGATCGGTCACGCTTGTTCGTTTCCTGCGAGCGCTTGCGCAAACCTTGGAAGCGCATCTCTGGGAAGTCTCTACACGTCTTGCCGATATTCAACCGGACAGTCAAACGTATACAAATATGCGCCTCTGGTCTGGTGCATTTTTTCCAATGATCGCGCTCGCAGACATGGCACAGGGTTCGGTATTACCCTCGCATATCTTCGAGCATGCCATCGTCCAGGAACTGATCCGCGCTGCAACCCAGGCGGTATTATGGTACAACGATCTCTGGTCGTATCCGAAAGAGATACAGAAGCACAAGATGCCACATAACATCGTGCACATTCTTGCGCATGAAAACCGTATACCTCTGTCTGAGGCGCTATCTCTCACCATCGCCCAGCACGATCGGGCGATACAGCAATTTTTGCGTCTCAAAAAGCAGATACACACCCTTAATGGCGCCGAAGACGTCGTGCTGCGCTTCGTTGAGAGTATTGAAGCCTGGCTGCGCGCAACACAGGACTGGTCGCACCGCACCGACCGTTACAGACAACAGATGGTCAGAGCGATCCACCCCTGA
- a CDS encoding GlmU family protein, which translates to MADEMIVLFEDEGCRTFLPLTYTRPVCDLRCGIFTLRERVQALIGKPPAVICRPHLARAYGAGRWPLALLSQSVPLTFVNARAMDVRWLPDLCDEPPGTVYITDAGHALLGGPVLLGARLTPWLASAVLPYLLEQHATAALAELRRFGRLVEVETRLLTFPWDLIALNGEQIVRDVSLLVERDGWFSAADRPPDHPSIVVSNPRQVFIHRDARLEPPLALDARDGPLVIDAARIEPFSFLQGPSYVGSGSLIASARIRGETSVGPVCRIGGEVEASIVQGYSNKHHDGFLGHSYLGEWVNIGAMTTNSDLKNTYGSIRMVIEGFGQLDSGILKLGCFLADHVKLGIGVHLNGGAVVGTGSNIFGVHFAPKNVPPFTWGGEVFREYRIQSMIDVARKVMARRKVSLSAAQEEVLRAVFTMTRGDRIGLDDGGGRDDAALRRAEADAVRAFDLVEASGG; encoded by the coding sequence ATGGCTGATGAGATGATCGTCCTCTTTGAAGATGAGGGATGTCGCACATTCCTGCCGCTGACGTATACGCGCCCTGTGTGTGATCTGCGCTGCGGTATTTTCACGTTGCGCGAGCGTGTGCAGGCGCTGATCGGCAAGCCGCCGGCAGTCATCTGCCGCCCGCATCTGGCGCGCGCGTATGGCGCGGGCCGCTGGCCCCTGGCGTTGCTCAGCCAGAGTGTGCCGCTCACGTTTGTGAATGCACGCGCCATGGATGTGCGCTGGTTACCTGACCTCTGCGACGAACCGCCGGGAACGGTCTACATCACCGATGCCGGTCACGCACTGCTCGGCGGTCCGGTGCTGCTCGGCGCGCGCCTGACGCCATGGCTGGCGAGCGCGGTGTTGCCCTATCTGCTGGAACAACATGCCACGGCTGCATTGGCGGAGCTGCGACGATTTGGACGGCTTGTTGAAGTCGAGACGCGCCTGCTGACCTTTCCATGGGACCTGATCGCGTTGAATGGTGAGCAGATTGTTCGTGACGTTTCGCTGCTCGTCGAGCGTGATGGATGGTTCAGTGCGGCTGATCGTCCGCCGGATCATCCTTCGATCGTTGTCAGTAACCCGCGGCAGGTGTTCATTCATCGTGATGCGCGCCTCGAACCACCGCTGGCGCTCGACGCACGCGATGGTCCTCTCGTGATCGATGCCGCTCGAATCGAACCGTTTTCGTTTCTTCAGGGTCCCTCCTACGTTGGTTCCGGCTCGCTGATTGCCAGTGCGCGCATACGCGGTGAAACGAGCGTCGGTCCGGTCTGTCGCATCGGCGGTGAAGTCGAGGCGAGTATTGTTCAGGGGTACAGCAACAAGCACCACGACGGTTTTCTGGGGCATTCGTACCTCGGCGAGTGGGTCAACATCGGTGCGATGACGACCAATAGCGACTTGAAGAATACCTATGGATCGATCCGCATGGTGATCGAGGGGTTTGGGCAACTGGACAGCGGCATTCTCAAGTTGGGATGCTTCCTTGCCGATCATGTCAAACTGGGCATCGGCGTGCATTTGAACGGCGGCGCTGTGGTTGGCACCGGTTCAAACATTTTCGGCGTTCATTTCGCGCCGAAGAATGTTCCGCCCTTCACGTGGGGTGGCGAAGTCTTCCGCGAGTATCGCATCCAGTCGATGATCGATGTTGCGCGGAAGGTGATGGCGCGGCGCAAGGTGAGCCTGAGCGCCGCGCAGGAAGAGGTGCTGCGCGCCGTCTTTACGATGACGCGCGGCGACCGCATCGGGCTTGACGATGGCGGCGGGCGCGACGATGCAGCACTGCGGCGGGCGGAGGCGGACGCCGTGCGCGCGTTCGATCTGGTCGAGGCGTCGGGAGGATGA
- a CDS encoding gluconeogenesis factor YvcK family protein gives MQRIVQRLSSLQRLLRPLALTFVGIVLLSLGVAYFFIFMYRTATLPPIFSFITLQFMPLWARGLVFAVLGLMALAVGIWQLSGVVVIPLNTQVDTSGELVLAYQRDQTPPRMTVLSGGAGLLITASLGRSVQRLTCITPVQDPVEYYYRASSLFNFENVVFVVPTPEPYEVFVELDDGQRFNVKHNIAHDERLAERHVVNIYIGDEQGPIITPLPVTQVALDAVASADVIVFGPGSLYESILPNLLIPDLRAAIRRSKACKIYICSLMTEPGMTTGYGVGDHVRQIVRFGGFTPDYVLVNTPRIDAEVRRIYAAAGQTPVLLTPEEYEETAVSTTDRLTTRDILIEGAKVIEADLATAVVQLTASLDHPGEGRTVRVLRHDPEKLATAILEVWKRR, from the coding sequence ATGCAACGCATTGTGCAACGCCTCAGTTCGCTCCAGCGCCTGCTCCGTCCGTTGGCGCTGACGTTTGTTGGCATCGTTCTCCTGTCGCTTGGCGTTGCATACTTTTTTATCTTCATGTATCGGACAGCGACGCTGCCGCCGATCTTCTCGTTCATCACACTCCAATTTATGCCATTGTGGGCACGCGGATTGGTGTTCGCCGTCCTGGGATTGATGGCGCTCGCGGTTGGCATCTGGCAGCTCAGCGGCGTGGTGGTCATCCCGCTCAATACGCAGGTCGATACCAGTGGCGAACTGGTGCTCGCCTATCAGCGTGACCAGACGCCTCCCCGGATGACGGTGCTTTCAGGAGGCGCCGGTCTCCTGATCACCGCCAGCCTTGGGCGATCGGTGCAACGGTTGACCTGTATCACTCCAGTGCAGGACCCGGTTGAGTATTACTACCGGGCATCGAGTCTGTTCAACTTCGAGAATGTCGTCTTTGTCGTGCCAACTCCGGAACCATACGAGGTCTTCGTTGAACTCGACGATGGGCAGCGGTTCAATGTCAAGCACAATATTGCGCACGATGAGCGACTGGCGGAGCGGCATGTCGTCAATATCTACATTGGCGATGAGCAGGGTCCGATCATCACGCCATTGCCGGTGACCCAGGTGGCGCTCGATGCCGTTGCGTCCGCCGATGTGATCGTCTTTGGTCCTGGCAGTCTCTATGAGAGCATTCTGCCCAATCTGCTCATTCCCGATCTGCGTGCTGCCATCCGTCGCAGTAAGGCGTGCAAAATCTACATTTGCAGTTTGATGACGGAACCCGGCATGACAACCGGTTATGGCGTCGGTGATCATGTGCGTCAGATTGTGCGCTTTGGCGGATTTACTCCTGATTATGTGCTGGTGAACACGCCGCGTATCGACGCCGAGGTGCGCCGGATTTATGCAGCCGCCGGACAGACGCCAGTTCTTCTTACGCCTGAAGAGTATGAAGAAACGGCCGTCAGCACGACCGACCGGTTGACGACGCGCGATATTCTCATCGAGGGCGCCAAAGTCATCGAGGCGGATCTGGCGACGGCGGTGGTGCAGTTGACAGCATCGCTCGACCATCCCGGCGAAGGGCGCACGGTGCGCGTGTTGCGCCACGACCCCGAGAAACTCGCAACGGCGATTCTGGAGGTCTGGAAACGCAGATAA
- a CDS encoding phosphohexomutase domain-containing protein yields MHTTRYTYCWEGVVAADFTLGAVRRRYPALADLLNARGWSCLVAYDTRFLSAQIAADCYQGLRALGARVVLSSTPLPRPAVDVALDQGVADCAVIVSAGNRDYWSNGLIIIAPAPGLDPFVDGDLPAECPPFPSEPSDADVIDVRRTYIESLRQTVDIDLARQTSLTIFVDAMNGTTGGIIPATLGDGAQTKTIEINREADAWFGRQAPHPHTASLVRLRKLVRESDSHLGVALSADGRALGVVDNDGELAPHLDIALLLAQYLNRQYRWRGLVIVPAPAASAAWVRAWEAQTGLSVEFAERSATRIAEARAAHQLLIGVTEDGQPTFGRNGGIGDAPLAALLLIELVARRNVKLRVLREKLRQSPGM; encoded by the coding sequence ATGCACACCACGCGATACACCTACTGCTGGGAAGGCGTTGTCGCTGCCGATTTCACCCTTGGCGCAGTGCGTCGCAGATACCCGGCGCTTGCAGATCTCCTCAATGCGCGCGGATGGAGTTGTCTGGTTGCGTATGATACCCGCTTTCTTTCGGCGCAGATCGCCGCCGACTGCTACCAGGGATTGCGCGCGCTTGGAGCGCGTGTCGTGCTCAGCTCGACGCCACTGCCGCGTCCCGCTGTGGATGTTGCGCTCGATCAGGGCGTCGCCGATTGCGCGGTGATTGTGTCCGCCGGGAACCGGGACTACTGGAGCAATGGATTGATTATCATCGCTCCGGCGCCAGGTCTGGATCCATTTGTCGATGGCGACCTGCCGGCGGAGTGTCCGCCGTTTCCATCAGAACCTTCCGATGCGGACGTTATCGATGTGCGCCGAACGTATATCGAGAGCCTCCGTCAGACTGTCGACATTGATCTGGCCCGTCAAACATCACTGACCATCTTTGTGGACGCCATGAACGGCACGACCGGCGGAATTATCCCGGCAACGCTCGGTGATGGCGCACAGACGAAGACGATAGAGATCAACCGCGAGGCAGATGCCTGGTTTGGTCGTCAGGCGCCGCATCCGCACACTGCCTCGCTTGTGCGTCTGCGGAAACTGGTGCGCGAAAGCGACTCCCATCTGGGAGTTGCGCTATCGGCTGATGGTCGGGCGTTGGGAGTGGTGGACAATGATGGCGAGCTGGCGCCGCACCTCGATATTGCGCTGCTGCTGGCGCAGTATCTCAACCGTCAGTATCGCTGGCGCGGGCTCGTGATCGTTCCTGCTCCGGCGGCATCGGCGGCATGGGTGCGCGCCTGGGAAGCGCAAACCGGGTTGAGTGTTGAGTTTGCAGAACGATCTGCAACACGCATTGCCGAAGCGCGCGCAGCGCATCAATTGCTGATCGGTGTCACGGAAGACGGGCAACCGACTTTTGGGCGCAACGGCGGGATCGGTGATGCCCCCCTGGCTGCCCTCCTGCTCATCGAACTGGTGGCACGTCGGAACGTGAAACTGCGCGTGTTGCGCGAAAAGTTGCGTCAATCACCCGGGATGTGA
- a CDS encoding phosphomannomutase/phosphoglucomutase has protein sequence MMMTIHPSIFRAYDIRGVVDRDLSEEVYRTLGRAGGTFFRQHKRRRIVVARDARLTSPGYAAALIDGLRRSGCDVVDIGMAPTPLMYFAVSFLRADGGAVVTASHNPPHFNGLKLRLSDPLYGGTPFSSDQIQEVGRIAMSGSFASGNGAYEQVDVTEEYVRDVTRHISLKRKPKVVLDGGNGVAGPLGMRTLEAIGCEVVPLFIEPDGTFPHHHPDPLKEENVQDLIRVVRETGAEMGIGLDGDGDRLGVVDGNGEIVFADRYLIVLAKQALARRPAPIVFDVKCSVVLIDAIRAFGGTPVMWKTGYSNLSAKMREVGAPLAGELSGHVFGAVEHHFHDDGIFAGCMLLDALEQSGQTLVEALAPFPPLPALSEGRLPYNEEAKFQAIDFVRDYFAARYPVVDVDGVRVDFGDGWGILRASNTEPAITTRFEARTLERAYEIRDIMIGKLREFVPAHSTGGAGSGGR, from the coding sequence ATGATGATGACTATTCACCCGTCCATTTTTCGCGCATACGACATCCGTGGCGTTGTTGATCGCGATCTTTCCGAAGAGGTGTATCGGACGTTGGGACGCGCCGGCGGCACGTTTTTCCGGCAGCACAAGCGGCGCCGTATTGTGGTAGCGCGTGATGCGCGCCTGACATCGCCAGGGTATGCTGCGGCGCTGATCGATGGGCTGCGCCGGAGCGGATGCGATGTCGTTGATATTGGCATGGCGCCGACGCCGCTGATGTATTTTGCCGTTTCCTTCCTGCGCGCCGACGGCGGCGCCGTTGTGACGGCGAGCCATAATCCGCCACATTTCAATGGCTTAAAACTGCGGCTCTCCGATCCGTTGTATGGCGGTACGCCGTTCAGCAGCGATCAGATTCAAGAGGTGGGACGGATTGCCATGAGCGGTTCGTTCGCTTCCGGGAATGGCGCATATGAGCAGGTGGATGTGACAGAAGAGTATGTGCGCGATGTGACCCGCCATATTTCGCTCAAACGTAAGCCCAAGGTTGTGCTCGACGGCGGGAACGGGGTCGCCGGTCCGCTCGGTATGCGCACGCTGGAAGCGATTGGCTGCGAGGTCGTTCCCCTGTTTATCGAGCCTGATGGGACATTTCCCCACCATCATCCGGATCCGCTCAAAGAGGAGAATGTTCAGGACCTGATTCGCGTCGTGCGCGAGACCGGCGCCGAGATGGGCATTGGGCTCGACGGTGATGGCGACCGCCTTGGTGTTGTCGATGGGAATGGTGAGATCGTCTTTGCCGACCGCTACCTGATCGTTCTGGCAAAACAGGCGCTGGCACGCAGACCGGCGCCAATCGTGTTTGATGTGAAGTGCAGTGTTGTGCTGATCGATGCCATCCGCGCCTTTGGGGGCACACCGGTGATGTGGAAGACCGGCTATTCAAATCTGTCGGCGAAGATGCGCGAGGTGGGCGCGCCGCTGGCGGGTGAGTTGAGCGGTCACGTCTTTGGCGCAGTCGAGCATCATTTCCACGACGATGGCATCTTTGCCGGGTGTATGCTGCTCGATGCGCTGGAACAGAGTGGGCAGACGCTTGTCGAGGCGCTGGCGCCGTTTCCGCCGTTGCCGGCGCTCTCGGAAGGTCGCCTGCCATATAACGAAGAGGCAAAGTTTCAGGCGATTGACTTCGTGCGCGACTACTTTGCGGCACGCTACCCGGTCGTTGATGTTGACGGCGTGCGCGTCGACTTTGGCGATGGTTGGGGGATTCTGCGCGCGTCGAATACTGAACCGGCAATCACGACTCGTTTTGAGGCACGCACCCTGGAGCGCGCTTATGAGATCCGCGACATAATGATCGGCAAGTTGCGCGAGTTTGTGCCAGCCCACAGCACCGGTGGCGCTGGGTCTGGCGGCAGGTAA
- a CDS encoding sulfite exporter TauE/SafE family protein: MKSNIVMPNTPEDTDASIRVHTHSRPCYAFGVAIPIGVLGGLIGLGGAEFRLPILAGLLGYTARRAVALNVVISLITVLASLAIRGRTLTLMPIMPLLLPMMAMIAGAIITAFIGTALVGRLSNERLEQVILVFLILIGGLLIIEGFLPTQLPALIPDDPVWQVMTGVLFGLVIGLVSSMLGVAGGELIIPTLIFAYGAEIKVAGSASLLISLPTVLIGVVRYLSQRAYQGRRDLNDTIAPMGVGSVIGAVIGGLLVGVISSAILKIGLGIILIWSASRIFHHGRDRTIGPVR, from the coding sequence GTGAAGTCAAACATTGTCATGCCCAACACGCCGGAAGATACCGATGCATCGATCAGGGTGCACACCCACAGTCGTCCCTGCTATGCCTTCGGAGTTGCAATTCCGATTGGGGTATTGGGCGGGTTGATCGGGTTGGGCGGCGCAGAGTTTCGGTTGCCGATTCTGGCGGGACTGCTTGGCTACACGGCGCGGCGGGCAGTGGCGCTCAATGTTGTGATCAGCCTGATTACCGTCCTCGCCTCGCTCGCCATTCGTGGTCGAACGCTCACCCTGATGCCGATCATGCCCCTGCTGCTCCCGATGATGGCAATGATCGCTGGAGCGATAATCACAGCATTCATCGGCACAGCGTTAGTCGGGCGTCTCTCGAATGAACGGCTCGAACAGGTGATCCTGGTCTTTCTTATCCTGATCGGGGGCCTGTTGATCATCGAAGGATTTCTGCCGACACAACTCCCGGCGCTGATTCCTGATGATCCGGTCTGGCAGGTGATGACCGGGGTTCTCTTCGGATTAGTGATTGGTCTGGTCAGCAGCATGCTTGGCGTTGCCGGCGGCGAGTTGATCATCCCGACCCTGATCTTTGCTTATGGCGCCGAAATCAAAGTTGCTGGCTCCGCAAGCCTGTTGATCAGCCTGCCCACGGTGCTGATCGGGGTTGTTCGCTATCTGAGTCAGAGAGCATATCAGGGGCGGCGCGACCTCAACGACACAATCGCACCGATGGGCGTTGGTTCGGTTATCGGCGCTGTCATTGGCGGTCTGCTGGTTGGTGTTATCTCATCGGCAATCCTGAAAATCGGCCTGGGGATCATTCTGATCTGGTCGGCAAGCCGCATTTTTCACCATGGTCGGGATCGCACAATCGGTCCGGTGCGATAA
- a CDS encoding O-antigen ligase family protein, whose amino-acid sequence MLASSLSQRLMRPALLPTAAVTALCLVCFSAGVLPVPLRLAALALFALLTLAQPVGGLVSVILTAPLYLMPASLDGAGRTWLFPLHEIALLITTAMVAGRWTIRWLQRGNLSAQQAWGRRARATGAAYAPHALLALAGIIGVTLAVPEGRGAALREFRWLIVEPLLFYALVRAVGVSRMLLVGALALSGAWVATIGVLQFVGLDLTPLIGEKRAFSENIIAVDGVRRVTSVYGHPNNLGLFLERVGSLAAALALGVWSGQRFSTTSGVQSAEHPSRRSAAAPLFFVICASLSLAGVIVSFSRGAWLGSAVAATIIGMGWFLFRSRDRQAWRWSALALIGVVIAAVIGLALTLRGGPGGGSVDARLLLWRESLAYLQRHPLGLGLDQFYYYHNPAFGRSLIDPSLLGTSEEYAAHPHNLLLDVWINIGPLGVLAFGWLLLRFYRNALSALLDRCDLVALGALAAMTAALVHGLVDRFYFVPDLAIAFWALIAVAEREH is encoded by the coding sequence GTGCTTGCATCGAGCCTTTCTCAACGCCTGATGCGCCCGGCGCTCCTGCCGACCGCTGCGGTCACGGCGCTGTGTCTGGTGTGCTTCTCTGCTGGTGTGCTGCCGGTCCCGCTTCGTCTTGCTGCCCTGGCGCTCTTCGCGTTGCTAACACTCGCGCAGCCGGTTGGCGGCCTCGTCAGTGTGATACTCACGGCGCCGCTCTACCTGATGCCAGCCTCTCTCGATGGCGCTGGTCGAACATGGCTTTTTCCGCTCCATGAAATCGCGCTCCTTATCACAACCGCTATGGTGGCAGGTCGATGGACGATCCGGTGGCTCCAGAGAGGGAATCTTTCCGCCCAACAGGCATGGGGGCGACGCGCTCGCGCGACAGGCGCCGCATATGCACCGCATGCACTACTGGCACTGGCAGGGATCATCGGTGTGACGCTGGCGGTTCCCGAAGGGCGTGGCGCAGCGCTGCGTGAGTTTCGCTGGCTGATCGTCGAGCCGTTGCTCTTTTATGCGCTTGTGCGCGCGGTCGGCGTATCGCGCATGCTGCTGGTTGGTGCGCTGGCGCTAAGCGGCGCGTGGGTGGCGACCATTGGCGTGTTGCAGTTTGTCGGGCTGGATCTGACGCCGTTGATCGGCGAAAAACGCGCATTCAGTGAAAATATCATCGCGGTAGATGGCGTGCGACGGGTGACATCGGTCTATGGACACCCAAACAATCTGGGTCTCTTTCTCGAACGGGTCGGGTCCCTGGCTGCGGCGCTTGCGCTCGGCGTATGGAGCGGGCAGCGCTTTTCAACAACGTCCGGTGTACAAAGCGCAGAGCATCCATCGCGCCGTTCCGCAGCGGCGCCCCTCTTCTTCGTCATCTGCGCATCGCTTTCCCTGGCGGGAGTTATCGTCTCGTTCTCACGCGGCGCATGGCTGGGGAGCGCGGTTGCGGCAACGATCATTGGTATGGGTTGGTTTCTCTTCCGGTCACGGGATCGTCAGGCATGGCGCTGGTCGGCGCTGGCACTCATCGGGGTGGTGATCGCCGCAGTTATCGGGCTGGCGCTGACGCTGCGCGGCGGTCCTGGCGGCGGGAGCGTCGATGCGCGTCTGCTTCTCTGGCGCGAGTCGCTCGCCTATCTTCAGCGCCATCCGCTTGGTTTGGGACTTGACCAGTTTTACTACTATCACAACCCGGCATTCGGACGTAGCCTGATCGATCCATCACTCCTCGGCACGAGCGAGGAGTATGCCGCTCATCCCCACAACCTGCTGCTCGATGTCTGGATCAATATCGGTCCACTCGGTGTGCTGGCATTCGGATGGTTACTCTTGCGCTTCTATCGGAACGCTCTCAGCGCCTTGCTCGACCGTTGCGATCTGGTGGCGTTGGGCGCGCTGGCGGCAATGACCGCTGCGCTTGTCCATGGGTTGGTTGATCGCTTCTATTTCGTGCCGGACCTGGCGATCGCGTTCTGGGCGCTGATAGCCGTGGCAGAACGCGAGCATTGA
- a CDS encoding cellulase family glycosylhydrolase — protein MVRLLLRVAVIGALTAALAVFTWFDNEVNRGVTYTPPAPPIPWTDVPQIGVNAYNLQFEPDAANVTRTLELARSMGAHFVRIQMPWDDVEIHGKGDFVDRRNPDQMRSSWEKYDIIVAEAQRLGLELIVRIDRAPQWARPNDDTAPRFQAGLLENANSTGPPENYADYADFVAAVAARYRGQVRFIQIWNEPNLAYEWSWRIPEPERFVELLRLAATAARTANPDIVILFPSLSPTDGKEPRIAPMSELEYLDRVYRAGGAPYFDIMSAQAYGLGQPPNENRYIRLRWRPDAPFRDLDRPIDTRIDVSRVVLLREVMERHGDSGKAVWISEFGYNSAPDHIPEPARSTWGPPVSEEMKGAYLVGQLERARREWPWIGVMNVWFLRWGGYREPDPADPTPYFALVDRNFQPLPAYDALRAYAADGAIAGTGMHSWRHPAVETMEEGKWRVRFTGQSFAVRLNMPAEVRLDGGVARPIMPSDDGSPVIIASGLPDDVHTFEIRSAAAPEYFVVGREQPLPWVWTLTPALLTVALASVGALTMIEIGRWVVRR, from the coding sequence ATGGTTCGTCTGCTACTGCGCGTGGCGGTCATCGGAGCATTGACCGCCGCGTTGGCCGTGTTTACCTGGTTCGACAATGAGGTCAATCGTGGCGTCACATATACGCCGCCTGCTCCACCAATCCCGTGGACCGATGTGCCGCAGATTGGCGTCAATGCGTACAATCTGCAATTTGAACCCGACGCCGCAAATGTCACACGCACCCTTGAACTGGCGCGCAGCATGGGGGCGCACTTTGTGCGGATTCAGATGCCCTGGGACGATGTCGAAATCCACGGCAAGGGCGATTTTGTTGATCGCCGCAACCCCGATCAGATGCGCAGCTCCTGGGAGAAGTACGATATCATCGTTGCCGAAGCACAGCGCCTGGGATTGGAGTTAATCGTGCGCATCGACCGGGCGCCTCAGTGGGCGCGCCCGAACGACGATACCGCCCCGCGTTTTCAAGCCGGACTGCTCGAAAATGCCAACTCGACCGGACCGCCGGAGAACTATGCCGACTATGCCGATTTTGTGGCAGCGGTCGCGGCTCGTTATCGCGGGCAGGTGCGCTTCATTCAGATCTGGAATGAGCCGAACCTGGCGTATGAGTGGAGCTGGCGGATACCGGAACCGGAACGCTTTGTCGAACTATTGCGCCTCGCTGCGACGGCTGCGCGCACGGCCAACCCGGATATCGTCATCCTGTTCCCCAGTCTGTCGCCGACGGACGGCAAAGAGCCACGCATCGCACCGATGAGCGAACTGGAGTATCTGGATCGGGTGTACCGTGCTGGCGGCGCACCATACTTTGATATTATGTCGGCGCAGGCATATGGGTTGGGGCAACCGCCCAACGAGAACCGCTACATCCGGCTGCGCTGGCGCCCGGATGCGCCCTTCCGCGATCTTGATCGTCCCATCGATACCCGCATCGATGTGTCGCGCGTTGTCCTGCTGCGCGAAGTGATGGAACGACACGGCGACAGCGGCAAGGCGGTGTGGATCAGTGAGTTCGGCTACAACAGCGCCCCCGATCACATCCCGGAACCGGCGCGTAGCACGTGGGGTCCGCCGGTGTCTGAGGAGATGAAGGGCGCGTATCTGGTTGGTCAACTGGAGCGTGCCCGCCGGGAATGGCCCTGGATCGGCGTGATGAATGTCTGGTTCCTGCGCTGGGGCGGCTATCGTGAGCCGGATCCTGCCGATCCAACGCCCTATTTCGCGCTGGTTGATCGCAATTTTCAGCCCCTCCCTGCTTACGATGCGTTACGTGCCTATGCTGCGGATGGCGCGATTGCTGGCACGGGCATGCATTCCTGGCGTCACCCGGCGGTCGAGACAATGGAAGAAGGGAAATGGCGCGTGCGCTTCACCGGGCAATCGTTTGCTGTTCGTTTGAATATGCCAGCCGAAGTTCGACTGGATGGCGGAGTGGCGCGTCCGATCATGCCGTCGGATGATGGAAGTCCTGTGATTATTGCTTCGGGGTTGCCCGATGACGTGCATACCTTCGAGATCCGAAGCGCCGCAGCGCCGGAGTATTTTGTTGTCGGGCGTGAGCAACCGCTGCCATGGGTATGGACGCTGACGCCTGCTCTCCTCACAGTTGCGTTGGCGTCTGTCGGGGCGCTGACAATGATCGAGATTGGGCGATGGGTCGTGCGAAGGTGA